The Sinorhizobium fredii USDA 257 region CCGAGGAAATGGGTCGAGTCACCGTTCATGAAGCTTATATCTCTCCAGGGGACTTGCAAGGCGGCGACAGACAGCAAGGGATCGACATGCCCAAACAGGTGATGATTGTTGAGGATAACGAGCTGAACATGAAGCTCTTCCGCGACCTGATTGAGGCTTCTGGTTATGCGACGATCCAGACGCGCAACGGCATGGAAGCGCTCGAACTAGCGCGCAAGCACCGGCCCGACCTTATCCTCATGGACATCCAGTTGCCGGAAGTGTCCGGCCTCGAGGTGACGAAGTGGCTCAAGGAAGACGACGAACTCCACGTCATTCCGGTCATTGCCGTAACCGCTTTCGCCATGAAGGGCGACGAGGAGCGCATTCGCCAAGGCGGATGCGAAGCCTATGTTTCCAAACCGATTTCCGTTCCCAAATTCATTGAAACAATCAAGACATATCTGGGCGATGCCTGAGTGCCGGGAAAGACGATATGACTGCGCGCATCCTCGTCGTCGATGACATACCAGCCAATGTGAAGCTTCTTGAGGCGCGGCTGGTCGCCGAGTATTTCGATGTCTTGACGGCCGGCGACGGGCGCTCCGCACTGGCGATCTGCGAGAACACGCCGGTCGATCTTGTCTTGCTCGACATCATGATGCCCGACATGAACGGATTCGAGGTCTGCGAGAGGCTCAAGGCAAACAGCCGCACCGCCCATATTCCGGTGGTCATGGTGACGGCGCTCGACCAGCCCTCCGATCGGGTGCGCGGCTTGAAGGCTGGCGCAGACGATTTCCTCACCAAGCCGGTCAATGATCTCCAGCTGATGTCGCGGGTGAAAAGCCTGGTGCGGCTCAAAAATGTCAGCGACGAGTTGCGCCTCAGGGCGCAGACGGCGCACACCATCGGTTTGCAGGAGCTTGCCCGCGTTGACCGCCCCGACGAGCTAGGCAACGTGCTCCTCGTCGATGGCCGAGCCTCCTCGCAGGAACGGCTGCTGCGCGCCTTGAAGCCGATCGCCGAAGTCGCGGTGATCTCCGATCCCCAGGCCGCCCTCTTCGAAGCCGCCGAGAACAGCTTCGATCTGGTGATCGTCAACGCGAACTTTGATGACTACGATCCGCTGCGCCTCTGCTCGCAGCTACGCTCCCTCGAGAGGACGCGCTTCATACCGATCCTGCTCGTCACCGAGCAGGGGAGCGAAGAGATGATCGTTCGCGCCCTTGAGCTTGGAGTGACGGACTACATCATGCGTCCGGTCGATCCCAACGAATTGGTCGCGCGCTCCCTGACACAGATCCGCCGCAAGCACTGCAATGACCGGCTGCGCGCGAGCGTCCAGCAGACCATCGAATTGGCGATCACCGACGACCTCACCGGTCTCCACAATCGGCGCTATCTCGATACCCATATGAAGCTGTTGATCGACCGGGCGAGTGCACGCGGCCGGCCACTGTCGATCTGCATCACCGATATCGATCGCTTCAAGCTGGTGAACGACACCTATGGGCATGATGCAGGTGATGAGGTTCTGCGCGAATTTGCCAACCGCGTCCGCGCGACGGTACGCGGGGCCGATCTCGCCTGCCGGTTCGGCGGCGAGGAGTTTGTGATCGTCATGCCGGACACCACGCCCGAAATGGCGGCGATCGTGGCCGAACGGCTTCGCTTGATGGTCGAGGGACGCGCATTCGGAATTTCGCAGGAAGATACGGTCCTCACCATTACCGCATCCCTCGGCATAGCCACCTTGCGGCCGCACGAGGATACGGCCGAAGCCTTGCTGAAGCGCGCCGACACGGCGCTTTACCAAGCGAAGAACAACGGGCGCAACCGGGTCGTCGCGGCGGCCGCCTAAATGCATGTCGCTCGAAGGTGTGCAGCGGTTTTGGGATGACGAGATGCATAAGAGCAAGGGCCTATGGCGCGTCGCGTGAATACGTTTGAGTGCGATGCGCTTTAAAGCAACCAGCAAGCCTCTAAGCCCAAATTGGCAAGCAGCGCTTACGGGCGGTCTCGAGCCTCGCCGTTCGGCGTAGCGGAGACTGTAACTTACGCCCAACTCATCTTGCCAGCTTACTTATAAGTTGTAATTTCAGCGGCATCGCTGGCGCTGGGGCAAGCATTTGCATAGGGCGGCGAGTTTGGATTCGTCCGAATACGAGACAGAATTAACCAAACACTGAGCAACGCGTTTCGGTGATTAAGAATTCGTTGATTTTTTTTATTTTCAAGCAATGCTGATATTAAGGAAGTGTGACTTCCACGATCGATCGGTTACCCCATGATGCTCAGGTCCGCCGCATCTCCTGGGTCGTGGGGTCGGTCGGCTGGTTTCTGACATCCGCGGATTCCTCGTGCCGCAGTCGGAGCCAGCCGACCCCCTTTCAAAACGCCGCTTCGAAAGAGGCGGCGTTTTTCGTTCCGATCTCCTGCGCCGCGCATCTTGTCAGATGTCGCTCAGTCGAAGATCTCCGCAGCGACAGCAGGCGCCAAAGAAAAAGCGCCGAACCTTGCGGCCGGCGCTCGTCGGTCGAACCGAAACGTGATCTTACTTGATCTTCGTTTCCTTGAACTCGACGTGCTTCTTGGCGACCGGATCATACTTCGTCTTCGTCATCTTTTCCGTCATCGTGCGGCTGTTCTTGGTCGTGACGTAGAAGTAACCGGTGTCGGCCGTCGACAGCAGCTTGATCTTGATGGTGGTAGCTTTCGCCATGGTCGTCCTGCCTTTTAAAAGATGAAAGCCGTGGACAACCGGTTGCGGGCCACGGTCAAGGTTGGCGCGAAACTACAAATCGCGGTCGAAAAGTCAAGACCGTTTTGGGTTCAAAACAATACGGGCGAGCGAAAGCACAACATAAAGCCCGAAGAAACCGGCAATCGCCCAGGCAAAACCGTCATTGCCGGTGACATCCATCGCTACACCGACAACCTGAGGTCCGGCCACGGTGCCGACCGCATAGGAGAAAACGAAGGCGGCGTTAGCGGCCGCAAGATCGGCTCCCTGAAGCCGCGAGCCAAGATGGCTAAGGCCCACCGTATAGAGGCCGGAGACGCATCCGCCCCAGAACAACAGGACGAGGGCCATCAGGACCCAGCTTTCGACGAGCATCGGCAGAAACAGGGCGCCCACGAAGCCGACCAGCGTCAGCGCCGACAGGATCGTACGGCGATCCTTTACGTGGTCGGAGAGCATGCCGAGCGGGATCTGGAAGATGAAGTTGCCCACGCCCATGACGGTCAGCAACAGAGCGGCCTGCGATTCGGTGAAGCCGGCGCGCGTTCCGAAGATTGGAAACAGCGAAAGCCCGCCTGATTCGACCGCGCCGAAGATGAAAACGGCGGCCGTCGCCGTCGGCACCAGGAAGACGTAGCGCATGAAATGCCGGTCCGGTTTTTCGTCGATAACCGGACTTTCGTCGCGGGCCAAATAGATCGGTATGGCGGCAAGCAAAATGACGCCGGCGCCGACGGCAAAGGGCAGGATCCCCTCGCTGCCGAGGATGGAAAAGAGCAGGGGTCCGCTGGCAAAGCCGAGCGACAGCACGGTGCCGTAGATGCCGAGCACGAAGCCGCGTTTGTTCGGCGGCGCCGTCGCATTGATCCAGAACTCCGAGAGAATGAACAGCACCGTGATAGCGCCGTGAAAGATGATTCTGAGCGGAAACCACAGCCAGAAATTGGTGATGTAGTAGAAGCCGAGGGCGCTTGCCGCCGAAAAGAGAATGGCCAGCAGCATGGTTGGCGCAACGCCATGCCGGTGCGCAAGCTTCGTGGTCAACGGGGCGGCCGCCATCGATGCGAGGCCGGCCATGGCTGAATTGAGCCCGATCAACGTCGGGGCAATTCCGCGCTTCTCCATGATGATGCTGAGCAGGGGAAGGCCGAGGCCGATGGCGATACCCACCGCAGTGATCGAAGCGACTGCAGCGATCAGCGAAGGCCAGTGAATTTCGTCAACCGGCGCAGATGTGCCGGACGGCGGCTTCGACATTCGACAGGATCCCTAGAGAAGCGTGCGAAGAAAGCGCCCGTGGCGCGTGAAATAGAACGGTATCGCCCGTTCAGGAGGAAGCGCGGGATCCGATTCGAGCCCGCCTCTCAGATCGGCGAGGATGGTTGCGGTGATCTCCGGCACTTGTAGAGACGAGAAGTCGTTGACATCGATCCACTGCAAATCCTGAAGCTCCCGGCTGTCCAGGACTTCAGACGGATCGATCTCGGCCTCATCCGCGAAGACCGCAAAGAAGCGCGTGTCGAACCGCCGTGTCTGTCCCGGCGGAGTGATGGCCCGAGCCATATAACGCAAGTTTGTGAGATCGGGAAGAAAGGGAAGGGTGGCATCCGCCCCGTTGTGTGCTCTGCCGAGGCATACGCCCGCCTCTTCGAAAAGTTCTCTGGCGGCGGCGAGGGCCAGCGCGCGGGCGCGTCCATCGGTAATTGGGTGACCGTCGCCTGCTTTCAGAGCGCGCAGGACCGACGGATGGAGATCGCCGGAAAATCTTAGCCGATGGTCGGTCGGGTCGCGACGGCCGCCGGGAAAGACATAGAGGTCCGGCATGAAGGCATGGGCACTATGGCGCTTTCCCATCAAGACGCGCACGCCCACGCCGGAGCGGTCGAGAAGCATGATCGATGCCGCATCCCGCGGTCTGAGCGGCTGATGTCTATTTGTCCCAAGTTGCGGCTGAGAGGGGCTGCCGCTGCCGCGATCAGGCCTCATGTCGACGGATCCCGCGGCGGCAGGATGTCTTCCGGCCGATCCTCGTGATCGCCGAAGCCGTGCAGCTTCAGGGCCCATTGCAGCCCGATGACGGCGCCCTTGACGGGCTGCATCAGGGCGAGAGCGCTGACCAGCGTCACCGGTGCCCAGAGGGCCAGGTGCTGCCAGGTGGAGAGCGGCAGAACGAGATCCGTCATCATGTAGCCGCCGAGGACCACATGGCCGACGATCGTCACGACGATATAGGGCGGAAAGTCGTCGGCACGGTGATGGTCCATCCGCTCGCCGCAGGCGGCGCAGGCATCCACCGATTTGACGAAGCCTCGAAACAGTCGGCCTTGGCCGCAGGCGGGGCACTTTCCCAGAAAGCCGCGCTTGATAGAGCGGCCCACGGGCCGCTGCTCCTGCTGCTCCCCGCCGAGCTGGAGCTTGTCCGTTGCCATTGCCTTCATGTTCAATCCTTAATCGAACGAGGACCGTACCGGCCCGCTGGCGATCAGCGTTTGCCGCGCGGAGGCCGCGTTCCCGGCCGCTTGCCTGTGTTCCCTCGATCGCGGCGGCCGGACTTGTGGAAGGAGCGCATTGCCGTCGGCATCTTTTGCCCTTCGCTCAGCATCTCGAAGCGGAGCGCGCCGGCGAGCGGCACGGCTTCGGCGAGCCTGACGCGAACCGGATCGCCGAGACGATAGCCAAGTCCGGTTTTTTCACCGGACAGCGCCTGATGCGCTTCATCATAGATGAAATAGTCGCGCCCGAGCGTTGATATAGGTATGAAACCGTCTGCGCCATAGGACGGGAGAGTGACAAAAAGTCCCGCCTTGATCACGCCCGAAACGCGCCCGTCGAACTCCTCGCCGACGCGTCCGCTTAGGTGATGGGCGATCAGCCGGTCGACGGTGTCGCGCTCGGCGGCCATTGCGCGTCGCTCGAAAGTGGAGATTTCCGCGGCGATATCGTCGAGCACGCCCTCTTCCTGCGGCGTCAAGCCGCCCTCGCCAAGGCCGAGCGAGCTCACCAGTGCCCGGTGCACGACCAGGTCGGCATAGCGACGGATCGGCGAGGTGAAGTGGGCATAGCGCATCAGGTTGAGGCCGAAATGACCGATATTCTCCGGACTGTAGATCGCTTGGCTCTGCGACCGCAGCACCATCTCGTTGACCATCGTCTCAAAGGGCTTGCCGTCGGCGCGTGCGAGAACGCCGTTGAAGTGGTTGGCACGCATGGCGCCGCCCTTGGCGAGCGAAATGTCGAGCGTCGCCAGGAACTCACGGAGGGTTTCCTGCTTGGCGAGCGATGGCTGGTCGTGAACGCGGTAGATCAGCGCCTGTCGCTTCTGCTCCAACGTCTCCGCCGCGGCGACGTTGGCCTGGATCATCATTTCCTCGATCAGCTTGTGGGCGTCGAGGCGTTCCGGCACGAAGACCCGGTCGACGGTTCCGTCCGGCTTCAGGACGATCTTGCGTTCGGGCACGTCGAGTTCGAGAGGCTGGCGCCGTTCCCGCCCACGGGTGAGGATCCGGTAGCCCTCCCATAGCGGCCTCAGGATCGTGTCCAGAATGGGTCCGGTCTTTTCGTCCGGCGCTCCGTCGATGGCGGCCTGGGCTTGGCTGTAGGAAAGCTTGGCGGCGCTGCGCATCATGATGCGGTGGAAGGTATGTCCCGCCTTACGGCCCTCTTTCGAGAAACGCATTCGCACCGCCAGCGCCGGGCGATCGACACCCTCCTTCAGCGAGCAGAGATCGTTGGAGATGCGCTCGGGCAGCATCGGCACGACACGGTCGGGGAAATAGACCGAATTGCCGCGCTTCAGCGCTTCGAGATCGATCGCCGATTTCGGCCGGACATACCAGGAGACGTCGGCGATCGCGACCGTGACGATGACGCCGCCAGGATTGTCGGGCGAGGGATCCGGTTCGGCATGGACTGCGTCGTCGTGGTCCTTGGCGTCGGCCGGGTCGATGGTGACGAGCGGCAGCGAGCGCCAGTCCTCGCGATGCCCCATCGTAGCGGCCTCGGCCGCATCGGCCTCCTGCACCACGCGCTCCGGGAAGACATGCGGGATGCCATGCGCATGGATGGCAATCATCGAGATCGCCTTTTCGGAGGCGACGGAACCGATGACGTTCTGCACCTGGGCGCGCGGCAGCCCGTAGCGCCCAAGCCGGGCGAGATGCACTTCGACGAGGTCGCCGTCCTTGGCATCGCCGATGAAATCCTGATCGACGAGCACTTCCTCGCCACGCTTGTCGATCGGCATCAGCCGTCCGCCGCCGCCCGGAGTCGCGCGGAAGACGCCGAGCACAGCGTCCTTGCGTTTGTCGAGAACCTTGATAATGCGCGCCGTATAGGCCGGGCCGCCCCGCTCCTTGGCAGGGAAGATCTTGGCAAGCACCCGATCGCCGAGGCCGGCGACGGGCGCCTTGCCCTTCGCCTTGCCGGCCGCCGACTGCCGGATGAGGACTGCCGGTGCGACGCCGTCGTCGTCCAGCCATTCTGCCGGGCGGCCGATCAATTCGCCGTCGATATCGCGGATGGTGATGTCGAGAACGGTGACGGGCGGCAGCGCGCCGGGGCGAACGAGCGACTTGCGCTTCTTCTCGACCAGCCCGTCTTCTTCCAGCGAGCGGAGCAGCGCCTTGAGTTCGACGCGCGCCTCGCCCTTCAGGCCGAATGCCTTGGCGATCTCCCGCTTCGAGGCCTGCTGCGGGTTCTCGGCGATGAAGCGCATCAAGACGTCGCGTGGCGGAACGGCGCCGTGGACGATCGTTTCCCTTACGGAGGGCGCCGCCTGGGCCGCGCGCAACTGCTTCTTGCCGGCACCTTTTGCGGGCCGTTCGGCCGGATCGCGCGGAATTCTGCTCAATGTCAGTCCTTCTTGGCCTTCGCGGCCGTCTTGCTCTTCGGCTTCGCCGCTGTCTTGGGCTTCTCGGCTTTCGCCGCCGTGCTTTTCGTTGCTGCGGCCGCGGATCTGCCCCTGGTCGCCTTGCCCTTCGATCCGCCACCCTTCGCCGCACGTTCGGCAATCAGCGCGAGCGCTTCCTCGACGGTCACGGATTGCGGATCCTTGCCTTTCGACAGGGTGGCGTTCACCTTGCCCCAGTTGACATAGGGGCCGAAGCGCCCGTCGCGCACGGTGATCGCGCCGCCTTCGGGATGTTGGCCGAGTTCCTTGAGGGCGGCGGCAGTGCGCCCGCGTCCGCCGCCGGCGCCCTTCGACTGCTTGTCGGCGAGTGCCGAAACGGCGCGGTTGAGGCCGATCGAGAAGACGTCTTCGACCGATTCCAGATTGGCATAGGTACCATCATGCAGCACGAACGGCCCGTAGCGGCCGAGCCCGGTCGAAATCATCTTGCCCGTTTCCGGATGCTTTCCGATGTCGCGCGGCAGCGAAAGAAGAGCGAGCGCCTTCTCGTGGTCGATCGTCGCGGGCGTCCACCCTTTGGGCAGGCTCGCGCGTTTCGCATCCTTGCCGTCGCCGCGCTGGACGTAAGGTCCGAAGCGACCGCTGCGCAGCGTGATTTCCTCGCCGGTGTGCGGATCCTTGCCGAGGCTCTGCGGCTCGTTCGACGCCGCCGCTTCCGCCTCGCCATTGCTTTCGGACGACAGCTGGCGCGTGTAGTTGCACTCCGGGTAATTGGAGCAGCCGACGAAGGCGCCGTATTTGCCGAGCTTCAGCGAGAGCTTGCCGGTGCCGCAGACCTGGCAGATCCGCGGGTCGCCGCCGTCCTCGCGTTTCGGGAAGACGAGCGGCGCCAGCTCCTCATTGAGTGCATCGAGCACATTGGTGACGCGCAGTTCCTTGGTATCCTCGATCTGCGAGAAGAAGTCCTTCCAGAACTCGCGCAGCACATCTTTCCAATTGAGTTCGCCGGCTGAAATCTGATCGAGCTTCGCCTCGAGCGATGCGGTGAAATCATATTCGACGTAGCGGGCGAAGAAGCTCTCGAGGAATGCCGTCACCAGCCGGCCCTTGGCCTGCGGCACCAGCTTACGCTTGTCGATCTCTACATAGTCGCGGTCGACGAGCGTGCTGATCGTTGCGGCATAGGTCGAAGGGCGGCCGATGCCGAGCTCTTCCATCTTCTTGATGAGCGTCGCTTCCGAATAGCGTGGCGGCGGCTCGGTGAAGTGCTGGGTGGCGTTGATCTTCTGCTTGGCGAGATTTTCGCGTGCGTTGATCTCGGGCAGCCGACCATCCTCGTCGCCGTCGTCCGCCTGTTCGCCGTCTTCCTTCATGTCCGTATAGGCGGCGATGAAGCCGTCGAAGCGAATGACCGAGCCGGTTGCCCTGAGGCCGGCCTTCTTGCCGCCGTTGTCGGCCAGGATCTCCGCTGTCGTCCGTTCGATCTCGGCCGATGCCATCTGGCTGGCGATACCGCGCTTCCAGACCAGATCGTAGAGCTTCAGCATGTCGCCGTCGAGGAAGCGACGTACCTGATCGGGCGTGCGGTTGAAGTCCGTCGGCCGGATGGCTTCGTGTGCTTCCTGGGCGTTCTTCGCCTTGGTCGAGTAGAAGCGCGGCTTTTCCGGCAGGTAGCGGGGACCGAACTGGCTGCCGATCGCCCGGCGCGCGGCGTCGATCGCTTCGGGTGCCATCTGCACGCCGTCGGTTCGCATATAGGTAATGAGACCGACGGTTTCACCACCGATATCGACACCTTCATAGAGCTTCTGCGCCACCTGCATGGTCCGCGACGCCGAGAAACCGAGCTTGGAGGAGGCGGCCTGCTGCAGCGTCGAGGTGGTAAAGGGCGGGGCTGGGTGCCGCTTGACGGGCTTCGCTTCGACGCTTGCGACCACATAGCTTGCGCCGTCGAGCAGGGCCTTCAGCCGATTGGCCTCCTCGCCGTTGCCGATCGACCTCGGCTGCAGCCGCTTGCCGTCGGCCGAGACGAGCCGTGCTTCGAATTCGTCGCCGCGCGGCGTCTTCAAAAGCGCCGAGATATTCCAATATTCTTCTGTGACGAAGCGTTCGATCTCCCCCTCGCGATCGCAGACGAGACGCAGCGCCACCGATTGCACGCGGCCGGCCGAGCGCGCGCCCGGCAGCTTGCGCCAGAGAACCGGCGAGAGGTTGAAGCCGACGAGATAGTCGAGCGCGCGGCGGGCGAGATAGGCGTCGACAAGCGAAATGTCGATGTCGCGCGGATCGGCCATCGCATCGAGCACGGCTTTCTTGGTAATCGCATTGAAGACGACGCGCTTGACCGGCTTGTCGCCAATGACCTTCTTCTTCTTGAGGAGGTCGAGCACATGCCAGGAGATCGCCTCACCCTCGCGATCCGGGTCGGTTGCGAGGAACAGCCCGTCCGACGACTTCACAGCGTCGGCAATGTCCTTCATCCGCTTGGCGGAGGCGCCATCGACTTCCCACGACATTTCGAAGTCTTCGTCCGGGCGAACCGATCCATCCTTGGCCGGCAGATCCCGCACATGGCCGAACGAAGCAAGTACCTTGTAGCCGGGGCCCAGATACTTGTTGATCGTCTTGGCCTTGGAAGGCGACTCCACCACTACAACATTCATCGTCATTCTCTGAGACAATCTCTTCTGGCAAAGCGCAGGCGTTGCGCGGCCGCTATTGAGGCCACGAAATGGACAGGGATTCGGGCGCGGTCAAGGGCTTTATCGAAAATAGCGACATTCCGGCCGACCGCAACCAAACCGCAACAAACGACATTCCGCAACTCGTGGTGGTTCAATTTGCGATTTCTGCGCGTGTTGCGAGGCGACGTACAGCTGTGTTTTCGCGCTATTGCGGGGGAGCGAGGGAGACGAGATTGGCCCCGTGGCGGCAGAGCTGGCCGGCAAGATCGAGTTCGAGCAGCACGAGATAGACCTCGGAGGCGGCAAGGCCGGTGTGGCGAATGATGTCGTCGATCTCGACCGGCGTCGGGCCGAGCGCCTCGACGATGCGGGCACGGTCGCCTTCGCCGGGTGCCGCCGTCGCCGGTATCCCGGAGGGCGCGTGTTCGACCGACGGCTCGCGGGCGCTCAAGCGCGAGAAAAGATCGTCGCGGCTGAGAGGCGACAATCCCTCCAGAACGTCACTTGTGGCGGTAGTGACGATCGCCCCCTGTTTCAGCAGATCGTTCGTGCCGTGACAGCGCGGATCGAGCGGTGAGCCCGGCACGGCAAAGACGAGCCGCCCGAAATCGGCTGCATAGCGGGCGGTGATGAGCGACCCCGAACGGCTGGCAGCCTCGATGATCGCGACGCCGAGGCTGATGCCGGCGACCAGGCGGTTTCTTCTCGGAAAGTCGCGGGCGCGGGGCTCCCAGCCGAAGGGCATTTCGCTGATCGCCAATCCCGTCCCCGCGGTGATCTCCTGCAGAAGGCCGACATTTTCGGGCGGGTAGGGTTGATCGAGACCGCCGGCGAGCGCGGCGATCGTACCGGTCTCAAGGCTGGCGCGGTGGGCGGCGGTATCGATGCCGCGGGCAAGGCCGGAGCTAATGACGTAGCCGGCCGCACCGGCATCGCGGGCGATCATCGCAGCGAATTTCGCGCCGCTGACCGAGGCATTGCGTGAGCCGACGATGCCGAGCGAGGGGCGGCTTGCCGCCTGGAGGTTGCCTTTCATGGCGATGAGCGGAGGTGCGCCGTCGATCTCCCTTAGCGCCGGCGGATAATCGGGTTCGCCGATCCCGACGAACACCGCGCCGAACCGATGCGCTGTTTCGAGCTCCCGCTCCGCGTCCGCCAGCGAGGCGATGCGAAACTGTCGATTCGAGCCACCGCGGCGGGACAGTTCCGGCAGTGCCTCGAGCGCCGCCTCGGCGGAGCCGAAATGGTTGACGAGATCCCGGAAGGTCGCAGGACCGACATTGTCGCTGCGGATCAGCCGCAGCCACGCGATCCTCTGCCGTTCCGTCAGCGCGGTTCCGTTCCGTCGAGCGCTGCCGTTCGGCATTATCCCTTTTCTCCGATCCGGCTTTCCGTGCCGCTCAGGAGCCGCTGGATATTGGCGCGGTGCTTGATCCAGGTGATCACGGTCATCAAGGCAAAGAGCAGGGCGACTTTCCCGTATCCGGTTGCATAGAGTGCAATCGGAATGACCGCCGTCGCGACGAGAGCCGACAGTGAGGAGTAGCGGGTGATCTTGGCCGTGGCGAGCCAGATCGCCGCGAAAGCGGGCACCATCAGCGGCGCAAGGCCAAGCAGGACGCCGATATAGGTGGCGACACCCTTGCCGCCCTTGAAGGAGAGCCAGACCGGAAAGAGATGGCCGAGAAAGGCGGCAAGGCCAGCGGCGATGCCGGCTTCAACACCCCAGAAAGACGCGATTGCTGCTGCAGCCGTTCCCTTGAGTGCGTCGAGCAGTAGCGTGGCGGCCGCGAGTTTCTTGTTGCCGGTTCTCAGCACGTTCGTCGCGCCGATATTGCCGGAGCCGATCTTGCGCACGTCGCCGAGCCCCGCCATGCGGGTGAGAATCAGGCCGAACGGGATAGAGCCCAGCAGATAGCCAAAGACGAGGCACAAGAATGTCGCGGGCAGCCCCAGCTGCCAGGAAAACAGATCCACCGGTTCCTCCCCCGCCTATATGCTTCGGCTCATGATGAATGGACGAGCTTGCCGCCAACATAGGTTTGCACGACCCGGCCGGTAAAGCGCGCATTTTCGAACGGCGTATTCTTGGAGCGGGAAACCAGCTCTTTTTCGTAGAGGATCCAGGGCTCGTCGAGATCGAGGACGGTAATGTCCGCCTTCGCCCCGGCTTTCAGCGTGCCCGCTTCCAGGCCGAAGATTGCGGCAGGGCGCGTCGACAGCGCATCGATCAGCCGCATCAGCGGAACCTGGCCGCTGTGGTAGAGCCGAAGGGCAGCCGCCGCCAGGGTCTCAAGGCCGATCGCGCCATCCGCTGCATCCGCGAAGGGCAGGCGCTTGGTATCGGCGCCCTGTGGGTCATGCGAGGAGACGATGATATCGATCTTGCCGGCGGCAAGCGCTTCGACCATCGCGACCCGGTCGTCTTCGCCGCGCAGCGGCGGCGCCAGCTTGAAGAAGGTCCGGTATTCGCCGATATCGTTCTCGTTCAGCGTCAGGTGGTTGATCGAGATGCCGCAGGTGACGTTCGCCCCGCGCTCTCTCGCCGCGTGCACGGCATCCACCGCTTCGGGGACGGAGATTTCGGCGGCGTGATAGGCGGCCCGGGTCAGTTCGGCGATGCGAAGATCGCGC contains the following coding sequences:
- the topA gene encoding type I DNA topoisomerase; this translates as MNVVVVESPSKAKTINKYLGPGYKVLASFGHVRDLPAKDGSVRPDEDFEMSWEVDGASAKRMKDIADAVKSSDGLFLATDPDREGEAISWHVLDLLKKKKVIGDKPVKRVVFNAITKKAVLDAMADPRDIDISLVDAYLARRALDYLVGFNLSPVLWRKLPGARSAGRVQSVALRLVCDREGEIERFVTEEYWNISALLKTPRGDEFEARLVSADGKRLQPRSIGNGEEANRLKALLDGASYVVASVEAKPVKRHPAPPFTTSTLQQAASSKLGFSASRTMQVAQKLYEGVDIGGETVGLITYMRTDGVQMAPEAIDAARRAIGSQFGPRYLPEKPRFYSTKAKNAQEAHEAIRPTDFNRTPDQVRRFLDGDMLKLYDLVWKRGIASQMASAEIERTTAEILADNGGKKAGLRATGSVIRFDGFIAAYTDMKEDGEQADDGDEDGRLPEINARENLAKQKINATQHFTEPPPRYSEATLIKKMEELGIGRPSTYAATISTLVDRDYVEIDKRKLVPQAKGRLVTAFLESFFARYVEYDFTASLEAKLDQISAGELNWKDVLREFWKDFFSQIEDTKELRVTNVLDALNEELAPLVFPKREDGGDPRICQVCGTGKLSLKLGKYGAFVGCSNYPECNYTRQLSSESNGEAEAAASNEPQSLGKDPHTGEEITLRSGRFGPYVQRGDGKDAKRASLPKGWTPATIDHEKALALLSLPRDIGKHPETGKMISTGLGRYGPFVLHDGTYANLESVEDVFSIGLNRAVSALADKQSKGAGGGRGRTAAALKELGQHPEGGAITVRDGRFGPYVNWGKVNATLSKGKDPQSVTVEEALALIAERAAKGGGSKGKATRGRSAAAATKSTAAKAEKPKTAAKPKSKTAAKAKKD
- the dprA gene encoding DNA-processing protein DprA; the protein is MPNGSARRNGTALTERQRIAWLRLIRSDNVGPATFRDLVNHFGSAEAALEALPELSRRGGSNRQFRIASLADAERELETAHRFGAVFVGIGEPDYPPALREIDGAPPLIAMKGNLQAASRPSLGIVGSRNASVSGAKFAAMIARDAGAAGYVISSGLARGIDTAAHRASLETGTIAALAGGLDQPYPPENVGLLQEITAGTGLAISEMPFGWEPRARDFPRRNRLVAGISLGVAIIEAASRSGSLITARYAADFGRLVFAVPGSPLDPRCHGTNDLLKQGAIVTTATSDVLEGLSPLSRDDLFSRLSAREPSVEHAPSGIPATAAPGEGDRARIVEALGPTPVEIDDIIRHTGLAASEVYLVLLELDLAGQLCRHGANLVSLAPPQ
- the plsY gene encoding glycerol-3-phosphate 1-O-acyltransferase PlsY; the encoded protein is MDLFSWQLGLPATFLCLVFGYLLGSIPFGLILTRMAGLGDVRKIGSGNIGATNVLRTGNKKLAAATLLLDALKGTAAAAIASFWGVEAGIAAGLAAFLGHLFPVWLSFKGGKGVATYIGVLLGLAPLMVPAFAAIWLATAKITRYSSLSALVATAVIPIALYATGYGKVALLFALMTVITWIKHRANIQRLLSGTESRIGEKG